The following are encoded in a window of Nocardia sp. BMG111209 genomic DNA:
- a CDS encoding acyl-CoA dehydrogenase family protein, giving the protein MDFTTDYRQDAVAEVVVSLLERNHERDISLWPELVDSGLLAVALPERYGGDGMGLPEISALLTELATDAVAVPALSTFGFGVLPLLGHLPDDLADKVFPAVAGGAVLTAALHEPGSPFVTSPATTATPRGGEVLISGHKVGVPYAEQAGWILVPTDAGVAVVDADAAGLDRRESPTSTGAAEYSIRLHEVAIPAGHLLSGSALTDLHRSALACLGAVADGLLTGALKLTTEHVRTRHQFGRPLAEFQAVAQEIGDIYVTSRTLHAAALAANWALAQLRGGEGDPDRVDDDLDVLAYCIAAELPAAMQMCHHLHGGIGVDMTHPLHRYYSQAKDITRWLGGESLRLDRLGARCS; this is encoded by the coding sequence ATGGACTTCACCACCGACTACCGCCAAGACGCGGTCGCCGAGGTCGTCGTGAGTTTGCTGGAACGCAACCACGAACGCGACATCTCGTTGTGGCCCGAGCTGGTCGACAGCGGACTGCTCGCCGTCGCCCTGCCCGAACGGTACGGCGGCGACGGGATGGGACTGCCCGAGATCTCCGCGCTGCTGACCGAACTGGCCACCGACGCGGTCGCCGTTCCCGCCCTGTCCACCTTCGGCTTCGGGGTGCTGCCGCTGCTCGGTCACCTTCCGGACGATCTGGCGGACAAGGTTTTTCCCGCCGTCGCCGGCGGCGCCGTGCTGACCGCGGCGCTGCACGAACCGGGTTCGCCCTTCGTGACGAGCCCGGCCACGACCGCGACACCGCGCGGCGGCGAGGTACTGATCTCCGGCCACAAGGTCGGCGTGCCCTACGCCGAACAGGCGGGCTGGATCCTGGTGCCCACCGATGCCGGAGTGGCGGTCGTGGACGCCGACGCCGCGGGCCTGGACCGCCGCGAGAGCCCCACATCGACCGGCGCGGCGGAATATTCGATCCGGCTGCACGAGGTGGCGATCCCGGCCGGACATCTGCTGTCCGGCAGCGCGCTGACGGATCTGCACCGCAGCGCGCTGGCCTGTCTCGGCGCGGTGGCCGACGGACTGCTCACCGGCGCACTGAAACTCACCACCGAGCACGTGCGCACCCGGCACCAATTCGGCCGCCCGCTGGCCGAATTCCAGGCGGTGGCACAGGAGATCGGCGATATCTACGTCACCTCGCGCACCCTGCACGCGGCCGCGCTGGCCGCGAACTGGGCGCTGGCGCAACTGCGCGGCGGCGAGGGCGATCCGGATCGCGTCGACGACGATCTCGACGTGCTCGCCTACTGCATCGCCGCGGAACTGCCGGCGGCCATGCAGATGTGCCATCACCTGCACGGCGGCATCGGGGTCGACATGACCCATCCGCTGCACCGCTACTACTCACAGGCCAAGGACATCACCCGCTGGCTCGGCGGGGAATCGTTGCGACTGGACCGGCTGGGGGCGAGATGTTCATAG